In Phaseolus vulgaris cultivar G19833 chromosome 10, P. vulgaris v2.0, whole genome shotgun sequence, a single genomic region encodes these proteins:
- the LOC137817951 gene encoding uncharacterized protein, with product MKQQSDGLHERLDQMEQAQQVNPENRGEDRRRRRENDGEQITLRIDGIKLNIPTFNAKSDPDAYLEWEIKVEHVFACNEYNEEQKTKFAAAEFSHYALTWWNKYQRERIRFEEPMVNTWTKMKRIMRKRYIPASYNRDLQLKLQRMTQRNRSVEEYFKEMEVTMIRAGKNEENEAIMARFFNGLNHDIRDVVELQEYVDMKELLHKASQVEQQLKRKGIMRSSNNNKNFNWKDKAMKDKGVPSSSVTSSSGKSPHRYIYQIVSEPSSEEEKEEVEVELDTLEGDLLMIQRLMGSKMQALDQTQRENIFHTRCSIQGKICSLIVDGGSCTNVASSRLVTKLNLETKPHPRPYKLQWLSEDGEMTNNKKIILKPLSPREVCEDQIKLREKRVQEKREISETPKQSKSETLKNRETHERKMSGLLKVNEVKKLLLYSKPRYLPYCKNNTLVANHSNQINFLPSVDSVLQEIQTQVEELMNKGWVQETMSPCVVPVILVPKNDGYWRMCTDCRALNNITIKHKHHIPRTKKLYANFEKCTFCTEQIAFLCFVHKDTQAKVDYVRKQHKKVEAQVEEKGDEALNLTSSLFQEGGNDADILQGLSQEGGNDANIQAQGPHTTRLEY from the exons ATGAAACAACAAAGTGATGGACTCCATGAGAGGTTGGATCAAATGGAGCAAGCACAACAAGTAAATCCAGAAAATAGAGGGGAAGAtaggaggaggagaagagaaAATGATGGAGAACAAATAACTCTGAGAATTgatggaataaaattaaatattcccACATTCAATGCGAAAAGTGATCCTGATGCTTACTTGGAGTGGGAAATTAAAGTAGAGCATGTGTTTGCTTGCAATGAGTATAATGAGGAGCAGAAGACGAAGTTCGCAGCAGCTGAATTTTCACATTATGCCTTAACTTGGTGGAATAAATACCAAAGGGAGAGAATTAGATTTGAGGAACCCATGGTGAACACTTGGACAAAAATGAAAAGGATTATGAGGAAGAGATATATTCCAGCAAGCTACAATAGGGATTTGCAACTCAAACTTCAAAGAATGACTCAAAGGAATAGAAGTGTGGAGGAGTATTTTAAAGAGATGGAGGTGACCATGATTAGAGCTGGAAAGAATGAAGAAAACGAAGCAATCATGGCAAGATTTTTTAATGGATTGAATCATGATATTAGGGATGTTGTGGAGCTGCAAGAGTATGTTGACATGAAAGAGTTGTTGCATAAGGCTAGCCAAGTAGAACAACAACTCAAGAGGAAGGGAATCATGAGGAGttctaacaataataaaaatttcaattggAAGGATAAGGCGATGAAGGATAAAGGAGTTCCCTCAAGTTCAGTCACATCTTCAAGTGGGAAGTCACCTCATAGATATA TTTATCAAATAGTCAGTGAACcttcaagtgaagaagagaaggaaGAGGTAGAGGTGGAGTTGGATACATTGGAGGGTGATTTGTTGATGATTCAAAGGCTTATGGGAAGCAAAATGCAAGCTTTGGACCAAacccaaagggaaaatattttccatactagATGTTCCATTCAAGGGAAAATATGTTCACTCATAGTTGATGGAGGAAGTTGCACCAATGTAGCTAGCTCAAGACTAGTTACCAAATTGAATTTGGAGACAAAACCGCACCCAAGGCCATACAAgcttcaatggcttagtgaagatgGAGAAATGACA AATAATAAGAAGATCATTCTCAAACCCTTATCTCCTAGAGAGGTGTGTGAGGATCAAATCaaattgagagaaaagagagtccaagagaaaagagagataaGTGAAACACCTAAACAGAGCAAGAGTGAAACACTTAAAAATAGAGAAACACATGAGAGAAAAATGAGTGGATTACTGAAAGTGAATGAAGTGAAGAAGTTGCTACTTTATAGCAAACCTCGTTATTTACCTTATTGCAAAAACAACACTTTGGTTGCTAACCATTCTaaccaaattaattttcttcctagtgttgattctgttttgcaggaaaTCCAAACTCAAGTTGAAGAATTGATGAACAAAGGATGGGTACAAGAGACCATGAGCCCATGTGTTGTTCCAGTAATTTTGGTGCCTAAAAATGATGGTTATTGGAGGATGTGCACAGATTGTAGAGCACTCAATAACATTACCATTAAGCATAAACACCATATTCCCAG AACAAAAAAGTTGTATGCTAATTTTGAGAAATGCACATTTTGTACTGAACAAATTGCATTCTTGTGTTTTGTG CATAAAGATACACAGGCTAAGGTTGACTATGTGAGAAAGCAACATAAAAAGGTTGAAGCacaagttgaagaaaaag GTGATGAAGCTTTGAATTTAACTTCAAGtctttttcaagagggagggaatGATGCAGACATCCTCCAAGGTCTTTCTCAAGAGGGAGGGAATGATGCGAACATCCAAGCCCAAGGACCACACACAACAAGAttggaatattaa
- the LOC137818919 gene encoding putative receptor protein kinase ZmPK1 isoform X2, whose protein sequence is MANRDVPVNGKRSSLSLLKNGNLVLSDAGQFDVWDTKTLSAKPLELHLHDTGNLVLREQTNRSSVLWQSFNFPTDTLLPGQILTRFTTLVSSRSEGNYSSGFYKLFFDNDNVFRLLYEGPQVSSVYWPDPWLVSNNVGSGNGRSSYNSSRVAVLDELGKFSASDAFSYKTIDYGLLLQRRLTLDYDGNVRIYSRENGQEDWSITGQFKSQPCFIHGICGPYSICNHEQATGRKCVCLEGYSWIDSQDWSLGCKPNFQPTCDNKTEYRFVALYEVDFYGYDYGSSFSNYTYKQCEKWCSELCQCKGFQFSFPQDNGPFWCYPKTQLLNGHRSPGFRGQFFLRLPKGSAKENNLQNNEGLVCPRNAEKVLERPYVKGKENGSVKFVLRFAVGLGGFEVVCIFMVWCFLFRSSNHLVREDQQGYVLAAAAGCRRYTYSELKQATKGFSEEIGRGAGGTVYKGMLSDNRIAAIKKLHEFADQGESEFLTEMSIIGRLNHMNLIGMWGYCVDGKHRILVYEYMENGSLANNLSSNSLDWSKRYNIAMGMAKGLAYLHEECLEWILHCDIKPQNILLDSDYQPKVADFGLSKPLNRNNLNNSSFSRIRGTRGYMAPEWVFNLQITSKVDVYSYGIVVLEMITGRSPMIGVQDTEPGAESHERLATWVREKRRKAPEGASWVEQIVDPTLGSDYNVKQLEILAKVALDCVEEEKDVRPSMSQVVERLQSHEHGS, encoded by the exons ATGGCCAACCGCGACGTTCCAGTGAACGGGAAACGCTCCTCGCTCTCCCTCCTCAAGAACGGCAACCTCGTGTTGTCTGATGCCGGACAGTTCGACGTTTGGGACACGAAGACTCTGTCGGCGAAGCCGTTGGAGTTGCATTTACACGACACCGGCAATCTCGTGCTCCGGGAACAGACCAATAGAAGCTCTGTTTTGTGGCAGAGCTTCAATTTTCCCACTGATACACTCCTCCCTGGCCAGATTCTGACCAG GTTCACGACGCTTGTTTCGTCGAGAAGTGAGGGAAACTATTCCTCTGGGTTTTACAAACTCTTCTTCGACAACGACAACGTTTTCCGTCTTCTGTATGAGGGTCCTCAAGTTTCAAGCGTTTACTGGCCGGATCCTTGGCTAGTTAGCAACAACGTTGGGAGTGGTAACGGAAGATCCTCGTACAATAGTAGCAGAGTTGCAGTTCTGGATGAGTTGGGCAAATTCAGTGCTTCTGATGCTTTCAGTTACAAGACAATTGATTATGGGTTACTCCTTCAACGAAGGTTGACCCTTGACTATGATGGCAATGTTCGTATCTATAGTAGAGAAAATGGTCAGGAAGATTGGTCAATAACAGGGCAATTTAAATCACAACCTTGTTTCATTCATGGGATCTGTGGACCCTACAGTATATGCAACCATGAACAAGCAACTGGGAGAAAGTGTGTGTGTCTTGAAGGGTATAGTTGGATTGATAGTCAAGATTGGTCTTTGGGTTGCAAACCAAATTTTCAACCTACTTGTGATAACAAGACAGAATATCGGTTTGTAGCCTTGTATGAAGTAGATTTTTATGGATATGACTATGGATCTTCCTTTTCAAATTACACATATAAACAATGTGAGAAATGGTGCTCGGAATTGTGCCAGTGCAAGGGCTTTCAGTTCAGCTTTCCCCAAGATAATGGGCCCTTTTGGTGTTACCCAAAGACGCAGTTGCTAAATGGACACCGTTCACCCGGTTTCCGGGGACAATTTTTCTTGCGTCTGCCAAAAGGAAGTGCTAAAGAGAACAACTTGCAAAACAATGAGGGCTTGGTTTGTCCGAGAAATGCAGAAAAAGTACTAGAAAGACCATATGTGAAAGGCAAGGAAAATGGGTCCGTTAAGTTCGTGCTTCGGTTTGCAGTTGGCTTAGGAGGGTTTGAGGTCGTGTGCATCTTTATGGTGTGGTGTTTCTTGTTTAGGAGTAGCAACCATTTGGTTAGGGAAGACCAACAAGGGTATGTTCTTGCCGCAGCTGCAGGGTGCAGAAGGTACACTTATTCTGAACTGAAACAAGCCACAAAGGGTTTTAGTGAAGAGATTGGAAGGGGTGCCGGGGGGACAGTGTACAAGGGTATGTTATCAGATAACCGAATTGCAGCAATAAAAAAGCTACACGAATTTGCAGACCAAGGAGAGAGTGAGTTCCTCACTGAAATGAGCATCATTGGAAGGCTTAATCACATGAACTTAATTGGCATGTGGGGTTATTGTGTAGACGGAAAACACAGGATACTGGTTTATGAGTACATGGAAAATGGCTCTTTGGCTAATAATCTTTCGTCAAATTCACTTGATTGGAGCAAGAGGTATAACATTGCCATGGGAATGGCAAAGGGTTTGGCCTATTTACATGAAGAGTGCTTGGAGTGGATTTTACACTGTGATATCAAGCCTCAAAACATACTTCTTGACTCTGATTACCAACCCAAGGTGGCTGATTTTGGCTTGTCCAAGCCATTGAATAGAAACAACCTCAACAACTCAAGCTTCTCTAGAATAAGAGGCACTAGGGGTTACATGGCACCAGAGTGGGTTTTCAACTTGCAAATCACTTCCAAGGTGGATGTTTATAGCTATGGAATTGTTGTGTTGGAGATGATAACTGGGAGGAGTCCAATGATAGGTGTCCAAGACACAGAACCAGGGGCAGAGTCGCATGAGAGGTTGGCAACATGGGTGAGGGAGAAAAGGAGGAAAGCACCAGAAGGGGCATCTTGGGTTGAACAAATTGTTGACCCCACTTTAGGATCAGATTACAATGTGAAGCAGTTGGAGATATTGGCAAAAGTGGCTTTGGATTGTGTAGAGGAAGAGAAAGATGTGAGACCTAGCATGAGTCAAGTCGTTGAGAGGCTCCAAAGTCATGAACATGGTTCTTAA
- the LOC137818919 gene encoding putative receptor protein kinase ZmPK1 isoform X1 encodes MATSSPTFIAILLLMLLHLHSSAALPLSVGSPDEDVIVSRPKGTFTAGFRRVGENAYCFGVWFSQAEKHVVWMANRDVPVNGKRSSLSLLKNGNLVLSDAGQFDVWDTKTLSAKPLELHLHDTGNLVLREQTNRSSVLWQSFNFPTDTLLPGQILTRFTTLVSSRSEGNYSSGFYKLFFDNDNVFRLLYEGPQVSSVYWPDPWLVSNNVGSGNGRSSYNSSRVAVLDELGKFSASDAFSYKTIDYGLLLQRRLTLDYDGNVRIYSRENGQEDWSITGQFKSQPCFIHGICGPYSICNHEQATGRKCVCLEGYSWIDSQDWSLGCKPNFQPTCDNKTEYRFVALYEVDFYGYDYGSSFSNYTYKQCEKWCSELCQCKGFQFSFPQDNGPFWCYPKTQLLNGHRSPGFRGQFFLRLPKGSAKENNLQNNEGLVCPRNAEKVLERPYVKGKENGSVKFVLRFAVGLGGFEVVCIFMVWCFLFRSSNHLVREDQQGYVLAAAAGCRRYTYSELKQATKGFSEEIGRGAGGTVYKGMLSDNRIAAIKKLHEFADQGESEFLTEMSIIGRLNHMNLIGMWGYCVDGKHRILVYEYMENGSLANNLSSNSLDWSKRYNIAMGMAKGLAYLHEECLEWILHCDIKPQNILLDSDYQPKVADFGLSKPLNRNNLNNSSFSRIRGTRGYMAPEWVFNLQITSKVDVYSYGIVVLEMITGRSPMIGVQDTEPGAESHERLATWVREKRRKAPEGASWVEQIVDPTLGSDYNVKQLEILAKVALDCVEEEKDVRPSMSQVVERLQSHEHGS; translated from the exons ATGGCTACTTCTTCACCAACCTTCATCGCCATCCTCCTCCTCATGCTGCTCCACCTCCACTCATCGGCAGCGCTTCCTCTCTCCGTGGGGAGCCCCGACGAAGACGTCATAGTTTCGAGGCCCAAGGGGACGTTCACGGCGGGGTTCAGGCGCGTGGGAGAGAACGCGTACTGCTTCGGCGTGTGGTTCTCGCAGGCAGAGAAGCACGTGGTGTGGATGGCCAACCGCGACGTTCCAGTGAACGGGAAACGCTCCTCGCTCTCCCTCCTCAAGAACGGCAACCTCGTGTTGTCTGATGCCGGACAGTTCGACGTTTGGGACACGAAGACTCTGTCGGCGAAGCCGTTGGAGTTGCATTTACACGACACCGGCAATCTCGTGCTCCGGGAACAGACCAATAGAAGCTCTGTTTTGTGGCAGAGCTTCAATTTTCCCACTGATACACTCCTCCCTGGCCAGATTCTGACCAG GTTCACGACGCTTGTTTCGTCGAGAAGTGAGGGAAACTATTCCTCTGGGTTTTACAAACTCTTCTTCGACAACGACAACGTTTTCCGTCTTCTGTATGAGGGTCCTCAAGTTTCAAGCGTTTACTGGCCGGATCCTTGGCTAGTTAGCAACAACGTTGGGAGTGGTAACGGAAGATCCTCGTACAATAGTAGCAGAGTTGCAGTTCTGGATGAGTTGGGCAAATTCAGTGCTTCTGATGCTTTCAGTTACAAGACAATTGATTATGGGTTACTCCTTCAACGAAGGTTGACCCTTGACTATGATGGCAATGTTCGTATCTATAGTAGAGAAAATGGTCAGGAAGATTGGTCAATAACAGGGCAATTTAAATCACAACCTTGTTTCATTCATGGGATCTGTGGACCCTACAGTATATGCAACCATGAACAAGCAACTGGGAGAAAGTGTGTGTGTCTTGAAGGGTATAGTTGGATTGATAGTCAAGATTGGTCTTTGGGTTGCAAACCAAATTTTCAACCTACTTGTGATAACAAGACAGAATATCGGTTTGTAGCCTTGTATGAAGTAGATTTTTATGGATATGACTATGGATCTTCCTTTTCAAATTACACATATAAACAATGTGAGAAATGGTGCTCGGAATTGTGCCAGTGCAAGGGCTTTCAGTTCAGCTTTCCCCAAGATAATGGGCCCTTTTGGTGTTACCCAAAGACGCAGTTGCTAAATGGACACCGTTCACCCGGTTTCCGGGGACAATTTTTCTTGCGTCTGCCAAAAGGAAGTGCTAAAGAGAACAACTTGCAAAACAATGAGGGCTTGGTTTGTCCGAGAAATGCAGAAAAAGTACTAGAAAGACCATATGTGAAAGGCAAGGAAAATGGGTCCGTTAAGTTCGTGCTTCGGTTTGCAGTTGGCTTAGGAGGGTTTGAGGTCGTGTGCATCTTTATGGTGTGGTGTTTCTTGTTTAGGAGTAGCAACCATTTGGTTAGGGAAGACCAACAAGGGTATGTTCTTGCCGCAGCTGCAGGGTGCAGAAGGTACACTTATTCTGAACTGAAACAAGCCACAAAGGGTTTTAGTGAAGAGATTGGAAGGGGTGCCGGGGGGACAGTGTACAAGGGTATGTTATCAGATAACCGAATTGCAGCAATAAAAAAGCTACACGAATTTGCAGACCAAGGAGAGAGTGAGTTCCTCACTGAAATGAGCATCATTGGAAGGCTTAATCACATGAACTTAATTGGCATGTGGGGTTATTGTGTAGACGGAAAACACAGGATACTGGTTTATGAGTACATGGAAAATGGCTCTTTGGCTAATAATCTTTCGTCAAATTCACTTGATTGGAGCAAGAGGTATAACATTGCCATGGGAATGGCAAAGGGTTTGGCCTATTTACATGAAGAGTGCTTGGAGTGGATTTTACACTGTGATATCAAGCCTCAAAACATACTTCTTGACTCTGATTACCAACCCAAGGTGGCTGATTTTGGCTTGTCCAAGCCATTGAATAGAAACAACCTCAACAACTCAAGCTTCTCTAGAATAAGAGGCACTAGGGGTTACATGGCACCAGAGTGGGTTTTCAACTTGCAAATCACTTCCAAGGTGGATGTTTATAGCTATGGAATTGTTGTGTTGGAGATGATAACTGGGAGGAGTCCAATGATAGGTGTCCAAGACACAGAACCAGGGGCAGAGTCGCATGAGAGGTTGGCAACATGGGTGAGGGAGAAAAGGAGGAAAGCACCAGAAGGGGCATCTTGGGTTGAACAAATTGTTGACCCCACTTTAGGATCAGATTACAATGTGAAGCAGTTGGAGATATTGGCAAAAGTGGCTTTGGATTGTGTAGAGGAAGAGAAAGATGTGAGACCTAGCATGAGTCAAGTCGTTGAGAGGCTCCAAAGTCATGAACATGGTTCTTAA
- the LOC137819486 gene encoding subtilisin-like protease SBT4.14, whose product METICTLFIHMLLNYKPEMSPCSYRNFPTPFLWLPLLLILLSNASANGVKQKNFYIVFLGDHAGSRDIALDTHLNILSAVKGSHLEAKESMVYSYTKSFNAFAASLSEDEAKNLSAMDEVVSVIPNQYRKLHTTRSWDFIGLPLTAKRKLKSESDIIVALLDTGVTPQLQSFKDDGFGPPPAKWKGTCDKYANFSGCNNKLIGARYFKIGGKPDPSDILSPIDMVGHGTHTASTAAGNLVPDASLFGIAKGTARGAVPSARLAVYKVCWASDACADTDILAAFEAAIHDGVDIISISIGGGDPNYVQDSIGIGSFHAMRKGIITVASGGNDGPIMATVTNTAPWIVTVAASGIDRDFKSTIQLGNGKNFSGGGLTTFNPKQKQYPLVNGTDAARSSGSKESARFCYEDSLDPNKVKGKLVYCSLSSWGSEAVVKKIGGIGSIMESDQVFEIAQIFMAPATIVNSSIGKIITNYTHSTRSPSAVIHKTHEVKIPAPFTASFSSRGPNPASKHILKPDVTAPGLNILASYTPIKSITGEKGDTQFSEFTLMSGTSMSCPHVSGVAAYVKSFHPDWSPAAIRSAIITTAKPMSQRVNKEAEFAYGAGQVNPTRAVNPGLVYDVDDFAYIQFLCHEGYNGSTLSVLIGSPVNCTSLLPGLGHDALNYPTMQLSVENNSGTTVGVFRRRVTNVGPAPTIFNATIKSPKGVEITVKPASLVFSHTLQKKSFKVVVKAKSMASMKIVSGSLIWRSTRYIVRSPIVIYSP is encoded by the exons ATGGAGACCATCTGTACACTGTTTATCCATATGCTATTGAATTATAAGCCTGAGATGTCACCATGTTCATACAGAAACTTCCCAACTCCTTTTCTTTGGTTGCCATTGTTGCTGATTCTGCTGAGCAATGCTTCAGCTAATGGTGTCAAACAAAAG AACTTTTACATTGTTTTCCTGGGAGATCATGCTGGGAGTAGAGACATAGCTCTAGACACCCATTTAAATATTCTCTCTGCTGTTAAAGGAAG CCATCTTGAAGCCAAAGAATCCATGGTATACAGCTACACAAAGAGCTTTAACGCATTTGCTGCTAGCTTGTCCGAGGATGAAGCTAAAAACTTATCTG CCATGGATGAAGTGGTTTCCGTTATTCCAAATCAGTACCGCAAGCTACACACAACAAGATCATGGGACTTTATAGGATTACCTTTGACTGCTAAGAGAAAACTGAAATCAGAAAGTGACATAATTGTGGCTCTTTTGGATACAG GGGTCACTCCTCAGCTTCAAAGCTTCAAGGACGATGGATTTGGTCCCCCACCTGCTAAATGGAAAGGAACTTGTGATAAATATGCGAATTTTTCGGGCTGCAATAA CAAGCTCATAGGAGCCAGATACTTCAAGATTGGTGGAAAGCCTGATCCATCTGACATATTATCCCCTATTGATATGGTTGGTCATGGAACTCATACTGCATCAACAGCAGCAGGCAATCTTGTCCCAGATGCAAGTCTCTTTGGTATAGCCAAAGGCACGGCTCGTGGTGCTGTGCCATCAGCCAGGTTGGCAGTTTACAAAGTCTGCTGGGCAAGTGATGCATGTGCAGACACGGACATACTTGCAGCATTTGAAGCTGCTATACATGATGGTGTGGATATCATATCCATTTCCATAGGTGGAGGGGATCCAAATTATGTGCAGGACTCTATAGGAATTGGATCATTTCATGCCATGAGGAAAGGCATAATCACAGTGGCCTCAGGTGGAAATGATGGACCAATTATGGCAACTGTCACAAATACTGCGCCATGGATTGTAACAGTGGCTGCTAGTGGCATTGATAGGGATTTCAAGAGCACTATTCAGTTGGGGAATGGGAAGAATTTTTCA GGGGGAGGACTGACCACCTTCAATCCAAAACAAAAACAGTATCCCCTTGTTAATGGGACTGATGCGGCCCGAAGCTCTGGTAGCAAGGAAAGTGCTAG GTTCTGCTATGAAGACTCCTTGGATCCAAATAAAGTGAAGGGAAAACTTGTATACTGTAGTTTAAGTAGCTGGGGCAGTGAAGCTGTTGTGAAAAAAATTGGTGGCATTGGTAGTATAATGGAAAGTGATCAAGTTTTTGAAATTGCCCAAATTTTCATGGCTCCGGCTACCATTGTGAATAGTAGCATAGGTAAAATTATTACCAATTATACACACTCCACAAG ATCACCATCAGCAGTAATACATAAGACCCATGAAGTAAAGATTCCAGCTCCATTTACTGCTTCATTTTCATCTAGGGGTCCAAATCCAGCATCTAAACATATTCTCAAG CCTGATGTTACAGCTCCTGGCCTTAACATCTTAGCATCTTATACACCTATAAAGTCAATTACTGGAGAAAAAGGAGATACCCAATTTTCAGAATTTACACTTATGTCTGGAACTTCAATGTCATGCCCTCATGTTTCTGGAGTAGCAGCATATGTGAAATCATTTCACCCAGATTGGTCTCCTGCAGCAATCAGATCAGCCATTATTACCACAG CTAAACCTATGAGCCAGAGAGTTAACAAGGAGGCAGAATTTGCCTATGGTGCTGGTCAAGTGAACCCTACAAGAGCTGTGAACCCTGGTTTAGTCTATGACGTGGATGACTTTGCATATATCCAGTTCTTATGCCATGAGGGCTATAATGGTTCCACTCTATCAGTGTTAATTGGCTCTCCTGTGAACTGCACCTCTTTGCTTCCAGGGCTTGGTCATGATGCTCTCAACTATCCCACCATGCAACTAAGTGTGGAAAACAACTCAGGCACAACAGTAGGAGTTTTCAGGAGAAGAGTGACCAATGTTGGTCCTGCTCCAACCATCTTCAATGCCACCATCAAATCTCCCAAAGGAGTGGAAATCACTGTGAAACCTGCAAGCCTTGTTTTCTCTCACACCCTGCAGAAGAAGAGCTTCAAGGTAGTGGTGAAAGCAAAATCTATGGCCAGCATGAAAATTGTATCAGGTTCCCTTATTTGGAGAAGCACACGTTACATTGTTAGGAGCCCTATTGTTATCTATAGTCCATAA